TAGCGTCCTTGGAAGTGGGGTTGGTCTTGCAATGGCAGGCAGCCTCATGGGGCCTACCGTTGATACTGATCAATGAAAAACATTTAATCCACTCTTCATCACAGAATATGCTGGATTTTTCACTAGATTGTCGCCTCCTGAATCAGGCGTTTGTGTCCTTAGCACGAGAACAGAGATGGCACACATTACATCTAATACACGACGATAGTTTTGGTAAATGTTTACAGAAAGGATGTTACATAAGATAGATTGATTACTGAGATACGGTCCAAGATTTGTTTGCAGATGATTGAGGAAACATATATCAAGattaaagtttctgcacattgGATTATGAATGAGTCCTCGAAAATCAATGTTTGTCGATTTTATTTACCTATAGACTAATGTTCATAGCCATAACATTAGCATCAAATATTGCTTGGgatttattgaaaaaatatttatacatcGGAATGATACTTTTGATATTTTAGATTGCCTTTGTCTACAAGATCTCTTTTATCGGCTTAGTTTATCTCGCATCTCCACCAACACCATCAGCGTAACAGAAAACACCAACCCAACTGTTGTCTTGACGCTCATCAAGAGAAAAAAGACCAGTGAGACTGTTTACATTATAGCTGACCGGGAACAAACTCTGCGGATATTGTCAGAAGTATCTCGCTATTACAATTACAAAtcgtttttaaaattaaattcagtTACGTTATATTTTGTGACGGCCATTTTTCATTATCTTCAAAAAGGCTGACACCGGTATATTTACACTTGATGTAATTATAAACAATCTATAAGTTATTATAAAACAGTGTCTTCAAAAATCCTATCGTTTCTGATTTTTACTCTTCATAATATATTGTACTTCACATTGATCAGACAATTGCTACGCGATTTCAGGCTGTTTCTATGGAGATGTTAAACCCACAATACCGCTGGGTACTATATATGGATCCCAACACATTGCAAAATAGCACCATACCTGGAGCGCTACACCAGGGATTCTTGCTGATCCTGTTCAACGATCTGCAGAGTAAAAATTACAGTGTGAGTTACGTTTATGGCCAAAACCTAAGGTTAAATACAAATTACCATGCACCATTGGTAAACAAGAATACACAAATTACTGATTGTCGTGTCCATGCTCCGTATAACTGATGTAACggtataaaaaaaacctcaatGAACTACAAACAAAACTTACACATATTCTCCTAAATTCTGCAACCCGTCGAAAGCTTCCAAAATGTGAACAACGGGTTGTAGGAAATTCATCTGCTCACAGCATCAAGAGCACATAGATGTAAAGTGCTGTACAAAAGGTTTGTGTACAGagaagatattttatttctcgTTTTTGATTCAGGATTCAATCGTATTAAGAAAATACGTTACATTTCAAATGTCAGACtcagcaaaaacaaaaaaatgcatCATATTTGATAGTTTCCTGTTGTTGGTATATATTAGTTAGAACAAGAAGACACTCGTAATTGACAGAGGACACTCCGTTTCATAGATAATTCATAAATGTATCAAACTAGTACCTTGAGAAAGTATCTTTATGTAAACAGTTTTGAATTTATATTGCCTATTTTAGACTGCACCAGAGACGTGTACATATATGATTGCACAGTATCCGCATTCATGATTTTGATACGTCATATTTGCGGAAGTGATGTACTTACAGGACTCACACGCAGTATTTGTTTGATATtggtaggattggttaactgtATATCCATTATGCAAAGGAAGCTAATGCTTATTTGTAATAGGGAGATGTTAAATATTCGTATATTCCTTACCCAGATATTAATAAACAGGGTTTCTTCTTCCTATAAACCTGAAATTGGAAACGATTAGTATCTGAGAAAGAAGCGAACTTTAATGTTACTTTTGTTTtcctttatacatgtaatataatatgCTTCATCAAATAGATTATGTATGGTAAACCCACTGTATGAAGAGTTGTGGGGGAATTTTCTACATCAAAACTGAACAGCTTTatcttttgtttctttttcactCGTATCTAAACTATACGTTTCATTTTGATTTCgttattttcagattttagaATCTACAAATCTTCAATCCTATTTTACTTCGATAAATGCCATAAATGTATACAGCACGTGGACAGAGAGTGGGGTGTTTGAAGAAGTAGCTCGATATACCAAAGACAAGGGGCTTCTAATGTTTGACGGACGTCTCTACAAAAATGGCTTTCGTAACTTTGGAAACAGACTCCTGAGAGTTGTTTCAGTTGTGGTGAATTCTTACATATCTGTCATGTTTTCTGTCGTAGTTCTTTGATGGTAATGGTTCTAAAGATGAATTTTATACCAAACAACTTCCAGAAAATTCAACAAAACAATGTATAAAGCTACCGAGGTAGCAAGCATTACATATTTCCCATTTTGTTCTAGAGTGCTCCCTACACCATGAGGACCATCACAAAGGAAGGGAAGCCATATTATTATGGATTTTGTTACGACATTCTTGATGACTTtgcaaaaacatttaaatttaggtaCCCAAGAATATCAGATAATTTGCAGTGCACTACGACATCTGTAAAATTTCTCGAACCTTTTAGAAATATtcgtaaatatattttatttactacCATTATTTCATTTGTCTCAGATACGAATCCGTCGACTCAGTAGATGGTTTATATGGAAACCCAACGGAAGATGGCTTGAACGCAACCGGCATGGTTGGAATGGTGATGAGAGGGGTATGTAACAGCACGTGTTACTGATACCAATTTCACAGATAATTACTCAATTGTTCTTATCCCATATGTCATTATTGAATCACTTTAATTTGTCGTTCAAGCCCGTTATGGCACTATAATTAAATTTAAGTCTTTTTGAATACTAGACATTCTCTGTTTTCTTGTATCTTCTTGCACTGTCTTTCAGGAAGTTGATATTGGTGTGGCACCTTTTGCGCAAACAACAAAACGTGATCGTATCATCGATTATGTTTTGCCATTTGAAGAAGACGGCATGGGAATCCTTATGAAAAgtacagaaaacaaaatgcaaAAGATTTTTCAAATCTTTCGACCTTTGTCTCCATCATCGTGGCTTGCTATCGCAATCGCTGCATTGATAACATCGCTCGCTCTTTACCTTGTAACGAAATTAAATCCAAAACTACGGAAAAGGGATTCTTCTCTGCGCAGAAGTTTCTGGGTAGTAATCGGTACATTTTTTGGACAAGGTACACTACCAACTTCATGATGTTTTAGTGATGTTTTAGTGTTGTTTTAGTGATGTTTTAGTGTTGTTTTAGTGATGTTTTAGCGATGTTTTAGTGTTGTTTTAGTGATGTTTTAGTGTTGTTTTAGTGATGTTTTAGTATTGTTTCAGTGTTGTTTTGGTGATGTTTTAGtgttgttttaatgttgttttagTGATGTTTTAGTGttatttttgtgttgttttaGTGTTGTTTTAGTGATGTTTTAGTGTTGTTTTAGTGTTGTTTTAGTGATGTTTTAGTGATGTTTTAGTGTTGTTTTAGTGATGTTTTAGTGTTGTTTTAGCGATGTTTTAGTGTTGTTTTAGTGATGTTTTAGTGTTGTTCCAGTGTTGTTTTAGTGATGTTTTAGTGTTGTTTTAGTGTTGTGTTAGTGTTGTTTTAGTGATGTTTTAGTGTTGTTTTAGTGATGTTTTAGTGTTGTTTCAGTGTTGTTTTGGTGATGTTTTAGTGTTGTTTTAGTGATGTTTAAGTGATGTTTAAGTGATGTTTTAGTGTTGTTTTAGTGATGTTTTAGTGATGTTTTAGTGTTGTTTTAGTGTTGTTTAAGTATTAGAAAACTAATGGAAtcatttaaatataataaaaattcatattcCATAACGTAGGGCTTACTAGTTGCGGGGTACTTGctttcaatatttgaaattaCTTTACTGAGAACACAATTACTAAGCCAAGACAACCGACACCTTTGAAAGAAGTAAAAGTGAGTTGATACCAGTAAGGTAACATAATTTATAGAACGTATTCAAAATTTCAGATGATGGAATTCGTCCTAAATTTCCATCTGGAAAAGTCATTCTTGGACTTTGGTGGATCTTCACCATAGTAATAACGGCACTGTACACCGCTAATTTGGTGGCATTTTTGACGGTTTCTCTGGCCACAACCCCTATAAAGAATCTAGAGGAACTTGCTTCTCAGACAGTCTACAAGCCTCTTGTCGTTCAGGAAACCAACCACCATGCCATGTTTAAAGTACCTATTTCTTATAGTAGATAATTTCAGCATTATCAAAAAAATCGTACAAAAGCCTACACGATCATTTCAAACATAAGGAAAAAATGCATCTTTAAAGGTGTAATAACGCAAACGAAACGTGTAATAACGTGAATCAAAGGCGTAGAAACTCAAAATAAAGGAGTTTTAACGCAAAAGACAGGCGTAATTTAACGCGAAAGAAAGGCGTAATGATGCAAAAGAAAGGCGTAGATAAATATAGGAGACTTTAATTGTTGGAGTACCCTAGCTTCTCTTAAGGACACCCCAAATCAAGATATCTTAACCCTTTTTGGTACAGCGTCCAACGGTAGTATGAGACCGACGATTTTCCTAATCGACGAGCAATGAagttataattatctaaatgGAACATCCATGTGCACACGAATTTGTATGTATAGTAGATCTTTGCACAGTAGAAAATCTATGAATAAAACACGTGTAAGATGAATGTAAATGCGCCATGGCGGAGTAACGGGAACAAAATcgtgtatattttgaaaaagtacCCAAGCACGGAAAACTTCGCTGACGTGGAAGGTCTGGAGTACCTTATTTGATTTGCTTTATCATGACTCCACATCAAGTAAAACGAGGAAGCAAGAAGGCCACGATACATTATAACATAAATTCAACGTACATGCACTGTTTACATACCTTAGAATTGcaacatacactgtatacatgtatataccttcAGTTTGCATTATCACGCCTTTATTTCGCGATCTAACGCCTTTTGAATCCTTTTCTAGGATTAAAACGCCTTTAATTTGCATTACCACGCCTTTCACGTTAATACGCATTTGATTTGCATTATTACGCCTTTAACGTTAATACGCATTTGATTTGCATTATCACGCCTTTTGCGTCTTTTTTCGTGTTATCAgctctattattttttttttaaatcgcgTTATTACGCTTTGTTATGTGTTATTTCGTCTTTGTTTGGTGTTAAATTATGCCTTTGATTCACGTTATTATGCCTTTGATTCACGTTATTATGCTTTTCTTTTACGTTATATAACGCTTTTGATTCGTATGGTAGCATATTTCTGCcttataaagaaaatgtatagtTATCGCCAATGTGTGATATCCAATTTATATGTTGACATGCATCTTAATTATGTCTATATTATG
This genomic window from Ostrea edulis chromosome 4, xbOstEdul1.1, whole genome shotgun sequence contains:
- the LOC125670574 gene encoding glutamate receptor ionotropic, kainate 2-like, which gives rise to MAQNQTNNGLVYYNVIQGKDVFDFTQKVHEIPRQCLLGLIALASLEVGLVLQWQAASWGLPLILINEKHLIHSSSQNMLDFSLDCRLLNQAFVSLAREQRWHTLHLIHDDSFDCLCLQDLFYRLSLSRISTNTISVTENTNPTVVLTLIKRKKTSETVYIIADREQTLRILSEAVSMEMLNPQYRWVLYMDPNTLQNSTIPGALHQGFLLILFNDLQSKNYSILESTNLQSYFTSINAINVYSTWTESGVFEEVARYTKDKGLLMFDGRLYKNGFRNFGNRLLRVVSVVSAPYTMRTITKEGKPYYYGFCYDILDDFAKTFKFRYESVDSVDGLYGNPTEDGLNATGMVGMVMRGEVDIGVAPFAQTTKRDRIIDYVLPFEEDGMGILMKSTENKMQKIFQIFRPLSPSSWLAIAIAALITSLALYLVTKLNPKLRKRDSSLRRSFWVVIGTFFGQDDGIRPKFPSGKVILGLWWIFTIVITALYTANLVAFLTVSLATTPIKNLEELASQTVYKPLVVQETNHHAMFKDAKGGLYSRIREKMSDMPKINTVEEGYKLVETGRYALLWDYSQFLYLINTECSSLEIAQESISKITLSFIVPKNAPYKEAFNYHMMKMLENGVLSKYRSKWWKKNQCARESKTTILEIDQISGIFVVYAVVLCFVIIIFAFEIFYAGRIQRKRNRNYREENIEMRNNISVSGEQNTFTDIHVQNVSR